The DNA window TCATGTGACGCAGAGAATATATGAATAACATGTGAGGatcagagggggaggaggaggagggggaagaggaggaggagggggaggaggaggagcaggaggaggaaaaggaggaggaggtgatggagggggaagaggaggaggagggggaggaggaggaggaggagaaggaggaagaggaggaggtgatggagggggaagaggaggaggagggggaggaagaggaggaggtgatgagggggaggaggaggagaaggaggaagaggaggaggtgatggagggggaagaggaggaggagggggaggaggaggaagaggaggaggtgatggagggggaggaggaggagaaggaggaagaggaggaggtgatggagggggacgaggaggagggggaggaggaggaggaagaggagggggagggggaggaggaggagggggaagagaaggaggaggagaaggaggaagaggagggggaggaggaggaagaggaggaggtgatggagggggaggaggaggagaaggaggaagaggaggaggtgatggagggggaagaggaggagggggaggaggaggaggaagaggaggaggaagaggagggggagggggagggggaggaggaggaggagggggaagagaaggaggaggaggtgatggagggggaagaggaggaggaagaggaggaagagggggaggaagaggaggaggaggagagaagtaAGAGGAGGGTATAAatacaggaggaggaagaagaggagtgattcagctgagagagaagaagaagctgcaggagGGAAAAGcacaccaaagaagaagaagagtgttttAGTGTTGACTTTTATCTCCTCGTGAGTCCAGCTGAGTCTAACATTTAAATTTTTGATTTTTAGTTCTGTGTCCTAAATCTGAAACTTTCTGTTTAGGTTTTTAAACGTGTTTTTTCGGCGATGGAGAGCATACGAGCCGTGGTGTacctgtccgtctgtctgtccgtgatgacatcactctgtCAGAGTCAGAGGTCAGCTGACAACCGTCTGCCGTCTGCACCCGACGAGCTGCTCATGGGACTCACAACCAAAGATCTGGTGAGTCATCTGTCGGCGTAGaggatctctgtgtttctgaagaTATTTTAGATTGATGTAAAGTTTCAAATCTGAGAGGAATGTTGACATCTGACGACGACATCATCTCtaataaacattcaaaatacaataatatatCTATTTTGGAATACAAACTAATTCATAAAAGATCgttaaaggtcacattctgagaatatgtgtctaaaaaaaaagaaaagtcgtCATTGTTCAAAAGTTAGTGAAAGAAAGCCGTGAGGTCGTCGTtcaggtttgatttgatgaagagttcaaagtgttttaaaaataattaataatccTTTGAAAGGGTTAATAATTCATGAAGTGAAAACGTTAAGAAAATAAGAGCTGTCATTAAgtgaggaggcggggttacaccctggacggttttccagccaatcacagagctgacatacagagacagacaaccagtcacactcacaccagTTACCCTAACAAccctaacaaaaaaataattcagaggTTAAAAAAGTAGAGTCTGCGTGGTGGAGACTTAAATCATCAAATCAAGAAgacaaagtttttttcttttttttacattagagCCAATGACAGAGTCGATATCGTCCAATCAGAAGAGTTGATTAAGGCGGGCCTCGTGAGCGCTGATACAGACGCTTCGACTGGAACATGAAGCCGATCAACAGATACAAAAATGTTCCCGTCAGTAATCAGCTGCTGAAAGGTCGTTAAAGGTCGTTAAAGGTCGCCGCAGACTCACTGTCATCAGGCTCCGAGAGAGACGAGGAAGAACAGAAAAGTCACCTTCAGGAACATCTTTAgttattttgactttatatcatTAAATTTATTCTCTCGTCCACATGATGgaaactttaaattaaagataaacaaacaggaagtgagtaACAGCTGACAGATTTAACTTATTTACtgtttaaaacatcaaacagctCAAGTCAACATTCAGGAAACAGACTTAGAGAGTGAAGCCTTTGTGTTGATGtaaacctctgtgtgtgtgtgtgtgtgtgtgtgtgtgtgtgtctgtgtgtgtgtgtgtgtgtgtgtgtgtgtgtctgtgtgtgtctgtgtgtgtgtgtgtgtgtgtgtgtgtgtgtctgtgtctgtgtctgtgtgtgtgtgtgtgtgtgtgtgtgtgtgtgcatgcaggctGAAGCTCTGCAGGGTTTCCTGGATGAAGCTGACAGCAGTGTCGGTCTCTCTGTGGAGAAGAAAGCCAGCGTCATCCCTCGGGTGAGaacatgactgacagctgtcaatcaagttCGAGTGTGTGTTAATcacgtgggtgtgtgtgtgtgtgtgtgtgtgtgtgtgtgtgtgggggggggtgtcgCATGTTGTGCTTCTTGCTCACTAACAcgatggctgtgtgtgtgtacagtaggtGAACTAACAGCAGACATTCTTTAAAGTGATGTTGTGGACTTAAATCTTCGTCCCTGAATAAAGCGAGAAAGGACACTCACATCGTCGTCATGGTAACGGCTCCAGCCCCGGACTGATTTAACCCCTCAGTGGTTATATTAATAACCGTCAtactgtaatgcacaaatttcccccacgggggatcaataaagtttatctttatatcagagtcatatttacagactttatttacagagcttttattttgaaggcacacAGAGGTGGAAGTGTTTTCCTGATTAATGGAAAGTTTGAGCATCACAGCTCTTAAAATACTGTGGCGCAGTTCCTACCAACACACAGCCTGTAAACACGTACagacagcagggggcgctgtttgCTCTACAGCGCAGCAGGAggaacatttaaccctttgtgagtgtttgtgaattACACGCTGTCATTCTGATTTTAGTCACAGATTTAGTGGCTGCTAAAGCGGCACAATATTTTTGTGAATCAGGTTCTGAATCCACAAAATGctgaagcttctgtgtgtgtgtgttcctatatgtctctctctctcagtgtgacGTGGGCGAGCGCTGTGCGATGAAACACGGACCCCGGATTGGTcgactgtgtgactgtctgagAGGAACGGCCTGCAACACCTTCTTCCTGCGATgctactgaacacacacacacacacacctgacacttcTGTACTTGCGAGGACATCATCCTCGTCTAACCTGACCAGATgtttaaagattaaaatgtCCTCACAAGCATAgacaacacacacctgtctcacctggatgtctctgcatgtttctgtctttgttttcaagtTTCCGTGTCCGTTCCtcagattcatttatttttgttaaataaagatTCTTCATGAACCTGCTCGTCTCTAACGACCTCGTCTTTGATCatgggggggttgggggaggGGCCTCCTGGGGCACTGAGTCATGCAGGGGGGGCCTGAAGTGTGTGGGCACATGACgcatattaatttaatttttttaaccctttctgtATGTAACTGTaagcaacaaaatgtaaaaacatataaatgatcttagtttgattctttttggtgtttaaagtcatattttaaagaCTCTCTAACTTTAAACACGTTTATAGTCTGAGGAGGAAACCTCGctgctgctgtcagagtttAATAACGCTCGATGAGAAGTCGTCGGCTCgttctgttgtttctcttttgatgTTGTTCGAGCGACGAGGCCTTGGGGCTGATCAGCCTCTCTGGGGGACCAATCAGGGAGGACGGCTCAGTGGACAGTCACTGATTGGAGGACCAGTGTGTGCACGTCTTTATTTTGACCTCTCAGCGTCAGAGACAGCGCTCGTACATCACAGAAACTCGACCTCAgatccattttcttcttctgctgatcTGAGGTCAGGCTAGAACCCCGACGGTCCTCCTGGGGGATCCCCAGACCTGATCCCTCTAATGAGCTCTGGGTCTCCCCAGAGAAACCTCTAAATAAAGGGGGGGTGACCCTGAAGGATCTGAAGGCTGATCCACCTCGCCTGGCTTCATGATCCTCCTCTCATTCTGTAAAGAGgaactgacctctgacctttaatATCTAAACTGTGTCTGACCTTTCAACTAAAACATGGATTAGGTGTGGTCGTGATCGTCCAATCACAGACGAGCTGCATGCGTTTCACAGAACCTTCAAAGTGAGCGCCTTTCAGACAGCTGAACTTTATTCATGAAGATCACAGAGACGGGATGATATTTAACTCCCAGAATCAcaatcacacaatcacacacacacacacacacacacacacacgagataAGACAAGCTAATTACAGAGGACggacacgcacgcacgcacgcacctTTTTTTCTGAGTATAGATTAGAAAAACTgtatatgtaactctgacccctagtgtttaaaattagTACTGCGGTTAGTACTGCAAATTtcaaacattgtagagagcacACAAAGTAAAGAGTGTACATCTCAAAGTCTCTTTCCAAGGAGAAGAAAACTGATTTTCCCATTTTGTGTCGACTTAGTCAAGTCTGACATCACAGTTTCATAACTATCTATAAAGAACATCCAGAACATTTGCTTTGATTTTGAAACTTGAGAGGGTTCAACTTGAACAGAGATGAAATGTTTCAGTTGATGGTTGTGGAAACATTCTGACATGTTTCAGTTTCAAACAGATTCATTTCAACACCCGGCTGCTCCTGAGTCAGATCAACGCTGAATGTTTCACCTGAACTTGAACCGCTGGCGTCTGAAACACACCGATGACCTCTGGTTTCTGACGGCCAGGTGTAGCTGAATGGTTTCACTTCATTGTGCGAGGCCATGTGCTCTGTTAAATTGGCCTTTTGTATAAAACCTTTCCCACACACTGAGCAGTTGAACGGTTTCTCTCCAGCGTGCGTCCTCATGTGTACCTTTAGACTCGACTTACAGCCCACTGTCTTCCCGCACTCAGAGCAGTGGAAGGACCTCGTTCCTGTGTGCAGGGCCATGTGTTCTCTCAGACTGCTCCTCTGTGTGAATCTTTTACcacagcaggagcagctgaaCGGTCTCTCTCCAGTATGAGTCCTCATGTGCACCCTCAGACTTGTTCTGCAGCCCATTCTTTTACcgcactcagagcagctgaatggtttctctcctgtgtgggTTCTCATGTGTGTCATGGCGTGGTCTCTCCGCGTGAACAGTTTGCTACAAAAGGAGCAGCTGAACGGTTTCTCTCCTGAGTGGAATCTCATGTGACGAGCAAAGTTCTCCTTACGAGAGAAGTCTTTGCTGCAGACGGAGCAGCTGAACGGTTTTTCTCCTGAATGAAACTTCTTGTGACGAACCAAGGTTTCCTTGTGAGAGAATCTTTTACTACAAACCGAGCAGTGGAAcggtttctctccagtgtggGACCTCATGTGTTTCATCAAATTTCTCTGGCGTGTAAAGCTTTTCTCACactgagagcagctgaagggtttagTGTCATCATGTGCCCTGTAACTTACTGACACATCATGATTAATGAGAGAGTTTAAACCTGACTCATGACC is part of the Labrus mixtus chromosome 16, fLabMix1.1, whole genome shotgun sequence genome and encodes:
- the cart4 gene encoding cocaine- and amphetamine-regulated transcript 4, producing MESIRAVVYLSVCLSVMTSLCQSQRSADNRLPSAPDELLMGLTTKDLAEALQGFLDEADSSVGLSVEKKASVIPRCDVGERCAMKHGPRIGRLCDCLRGTACNTFFLRCY